The Micropterus dolomieu isolate WLL.071019.BEF.003 ecotype Adirondacks linkage group LG20, ASM2129224v1, whole genome shotgun sequence genome has a segment encoding these proteins:
- the mical2a gene encoding protein-methionine sulfoxide oxidase mical2b isoform X3: MGETEEERDNVGKLFENFVQASTCKETLQAFNVLCRQLDLDPADHSTFYSSLKAKVTTWKAKALWTKLDKRMSHKEYKKGQACVGTKCLILGGGPCGLRTAIELALMGAKAVVIEKRDSFSRNNVLHLWPYTIHDLRGLGAKKFYGKFCAGAIDHISIQQLQLILLKIALIVAVEFHINVEFVKLLEPPEDQENEGLGWRAAIRPADHPVANFEFDVIVGADGRRNTLEGFKRKEFRGKLAIAITANFINRNTTAEAKVEEISGVAFIFNQKFFLDLKEETGIDLENIVYYRDNTHYFVMTAKKQSLLDKGVVINDYIETQLLLSSENVNQEALLCYAREAADFGTNYQLPTLDFAMNHCGQPDVAMFDFTSMHASENAALVRERFGHQLLVALVGDSLLEPFWPMGTGCARGFLAAFDTAWMVKSWAQGRTVLEVLAERESIYRLLPQTTPENIAKNFEQYTIDPGTRYPNLNSSCVRPHQVRHLYITGELNSCSLERAATIRRPVNLWRRESEIRPARLLTWCQKQTDGYRNVMITDLTSSWKSGIALCALIHRFKPQLIDFDSLNEEDHAANLQLAFDVSEREFGIRSFTSVKELSADQELDKTRMITYLSKFYELFRGTPLPASGSKGVDENNEDYPPKEVRSNNNVLNHALPRKRIPKDEKKSDGTDSIYKRRRKFCSYLEEATNLSSNGPSVPEGKEPKENKVRSMATQLLAKFESTPSYTVRKTQKKAQTQQAREFHTKSIKEKAVHLSGLFLGDRSAVLKGGSVPRAFPLSGDKCHSCKRRVYMVERVCAEGLYFHRECFRCSTCSSALRQGAHAFDSEQGILYCKLHFDQRNNGTNLRRNFSQRSNRYGTRVQERCADYDGQSSESSSTADLQSQSSAAEAFYEVSEPAGCLGEMTF, translated from the exons ATGGgcgagacagaggaggagagggataATGTGGGGAAGCTGTTTGAGAACTTTGTCCAGGCCTCGACCTGTAAGGAAACCCTTCAGGCCTTCAACGTCCTCTGCAGACAACTGGACCTCGACCCGGCAGACCACAGCACCTTTTACAGCAGCCTGAAGGCAAAGGTCACCACCTGGAAGGCCAAAGCACTATggacaaagctagacaagaGAATGTCCCATAAGGAGTACAAGAAAGGCCAGGCATGCGTGGGCACCAAG TGCCTCATCCTCGGAGGGGGCCCCTGTGGACTGCGGACAGCCATTGAGCTCGCTTTGATGGGTGCCAAAGCGGTGGTGATCGAGAAGAGGGACTCCTTCTCTAGGAACAACGTGCTGCACCTTTGGCCCTACACCATTCATGACCTGCGGGGCCTCGGGGCCAAAAAGTTTTACGGCAAATTCTGCGCCGGGGCCATAGACCACATAA GcattcagcagctgcagctgatccTACTGAAGATCGCCCTGATTGTTGCAGTGGAGTTCCACATCAATGTGGAGTTTGTCAAGCTGTTGGAACCTCCAGAGGATCAGGAAAATGAAG GGCTTGGGTGGAGGGCTGCAATCCGACCTGCTGATCACCCTGTGGCTAACTTCGAGTTTGATGTCATAGTGGGGGCTGATGGACGCAGGAATACTCTGGAAG gTTTCAAAAGGAAGGAATTCAGGGGAAAGCTGGCGATCGCCATCACGGCCAACTTcatcaacagaaacacaactgcAGAGGCCAAAGTAGAAGAGATCAGCGGCGTGGCCTTCATCTTCAACCAGAAGTTCTTTCTCGACCTCAAAGAGGAGACAG GCATTGATCTGGAGAACATTGTGTACTACAGGGACAACACGCATTACTTTGTCATGACTGCCAAGAAACAGAGCCTGCTGGACAAGGGAGTCGTCATTAAT GATTACATAGAAACCCAGTTGCTGTTGAGCAGTGAAAATGTCAACCAGGAAGCTCTTCTGTGCTACGCCCGTGAGGCTGCTGACTTTGGCACCAACTATCAACTTCCCACGCTAGATTTTGCCATGAACCACTGCGGGCAACCAGATGTAGCAATGTTTGACTTCACAAGCATGCACGCCTCCGAGAATGCTGCTCTGGTCAGGGAGCGATTTGGACACCAGCTACTGGTAGCACTGGTTGGTGACAGTCTGCTAGAG CCCTTCTGGCCCATGGGGACAGGTTGTGCTAGAGGCTTCTTGGCTGCTTTTGACACGGCCTGGATGGTGAAGAGCTGGGCTCAGGGTCGGACGGTTCTGGAAGTGCTCGCAgagag AGAGAGTATTTACAGGCTACTTCCACAGACTACACCTGAAAACATTGCCAAAAACTTTGAACAATACACCATAGACCCTGGGACTCGATACCCCAACCTCAACAGTTCCTGTGTGAGGCCACACCAG GTGCGTCACTTGTACATCACTGGCGAGCTGAATTCCTGCTCTCTGGAGCGTGCTGCTACCATACGTCGGCCTGTCAATCTCTGGAGACGAG AGTCAGAGATCAGACCGGCAAGGCTTCTTACCTGGTgccagaaacagacagacggcTACAGGAATGTGATGATCACAGACTTGACGTCTTCTTGGAAAAGTGGCATCGCCCTCTGTGCCCTCATCCACAGGTTCAAACCCCAGCTGAT AGATTTTGACTCATTAAATGAAGAAGACCATGCTGCAAACCTCCAGCTGGCTTTTGACGTCAGCGAGCGAGAATTTGGGATCCGATCGTTCACATCTGTGAAGGAGCTGAGTGCCGATCAGGAGCTGGATAAGACCAGGATGATCACCTACCTGTCCAAGTTCTATGAGCTCTTCCGTGGCACACCTCTACCTGCCTCAG GTTCCAAAGGAGTGGATGAAAACAATGAAGATTATCCACCCAAGGAAGTCAGAAGCAATAATAATGTGCTCAATCATGCACTGCCCAGGAAACGGATACCAAAG GATGAAAAGAAGTCAGACGGTACAGATTCCATTTACAAAAGGAGGCGGAAATTCTGCAGTTATTTGGAGGAG GCCACCAACCTGTCTAGTAATGGCCCATCAGTGCCAGAGGGCAAAGAGCCAAAGGAAAACAAAGTGCGCTCAATGGCTACTCAGTTGCTGGCAAAGTTTGAAAGCACACCCAGCTACACCGTACGGAAAACACAG AAAAAAGCTCAGACACAACAGGCTAGAGAGTTTCACACAAAGAGTATAAAGGAAAAAGCTGTTCACCTTAGTGGGTTGTTCTTGGGAGATAGATCTGCTGTACTCAAG GGTGGCTCGGTACCAAGGGCGTTCCCCCTGTCGGGTGACAAGTGCCACTCGTGCAAGAGGCGAGTTTATATGGTGGAAAGGGTCTGTGCCGAGGGGCTCTACTTCCACAGGGAGTGTTTTCGCTGTTCTACCTGCAGCTCTGCCCTGCGACAGGGAGCACACGCCTTCGACTCTGAACAGG GGATATTGTACTGCAAACTTCATTTTGATCAACGCAACAATGGGACAAACCTACGGAGGAATTTTTCTCAGCGCTCG AATCGTTATGGCACTAGAGTTCAGGAGCGATGCGCTGATTATGACGGACAGAGCTCCGAGTCCAGCAGCACGGCAGACCTGCAGAGTCAATCCTCAGCAG CTGAAGCCTTTTATGAAGTGAGTGAGCCAGCTGGATGTTTAGGAGAAATGACATTTTGA
- the mical2a gene encoding F-actin-monooxygenase MICAL2 isoform X1 — protein MGETEEERDNVGKLFENFVQASTCKETLQAFNVLCRQLDLDPADHSTFYSSLKAKVTTWKAKALWTKLDKRMSHKEYKKGQACVGTKCLILGGGPCGLRTAIELALMGAKAVVIEKRDSFSRNNVLHLWPYTIHDLRGLGAKKFYGKFCAGAIDHISIQQLQLILLKIALIVAVEFHINVEFVKLLEPPEDQENEGLGWRAAIRPADHPVANFEFDVIVGADGRRNTLEGFKRKEFRGKLAIAITANFINRNTTAEAKVEEISGVAFIFNQKFFLDLKEETGIDLENIVYYRDNTHYFVMTAKKQSLLDKGVVINDYIETQLLLSSENVNQEALLCYAREAADFGTNYQLPTLDFAMNHCGQPDVAMFDFTSMHASENAALVRERFGHQLLVALVGDSLLEPFWPMGTGCARGFLAAFDTAWMVKSWAQGRTVLEVLAERESIYRLLPQTTPENIAKNFEQYTIDPGTRYPNLNSSCVRPHQVRHLYITGELNSCSLERAATIRRPVNLWRRESEIRPARLLTWCQKQTDGYRNVMITDLTSSWKSGIALCALIHRFKPQLIDFDSLNEEDHAANLQLAFDVSEREFGIRSFTSVKELSADQELDKTRMITYLSKFYELFRGTPLPASGSKGVDENNEDYPPKEVRSNNNVLNHALPRKRIPKDEKKSDGTDSIYKRRRKFCSYLEEATNLSSNGPSVPEGKEPKENKVRSMATQLLAKFESTPSYTVRKTQKKAQTQQAREFHTKSIKEKAVHLSGLFLGDRSAVLKGGSVPRAFPLSGDKCHSCKRRVYMVERVCAEGLYFHRECFRCSTCSSALRQGAHAFDSEQGILYCKLHFDQRNNGTNLRRNFSQRSNRYGTRVQERCADYDGQSSESSSTADLQSQSSAGTFSSFIRKRLSWPLSVIRTVCNTPWYLSRRVHGTAQAFAGHLRDNAQDYAFLYELLSMSLPLLLVLQEVLLQMYTEAVSDGPSSIQPLLLWLQEHIGQMVM, from the exons ATGGgcgagacagaggaggagagggataATGTGGGGAAGCTGTTTGAGAACTTTGTCCAGGCCTCGACCTGTAAGGAAACCCTTCAGGCCTTCAACGTCCTCTGCAGACAACTGGACCTCGACCCGGCAGACCACAGCACCTTTTACAGCAGCCTGAAGGCAAAGGTCACCACCTGGAAGGCCAAAGCACTATggacaaagctagacaagaGAATGTCCCATAAGGAGTACAAGAAAGGCCAGGCATGCGTGGGCACCAAG TGCCTCATCCTCGGAGGGGGCCCCTGTGGACTGCGGACAGCCATTGAGCTCGCTTTGATGGGTGCCAAAGCGGTGGTGATCGAGAAGAGGGACTCCTTCTCTAGGAACAACGTGCTGCACCTTTGGCCCTACACCATTCATGACCTGCGGGGCCTCGGGGCCAAAAAGTTTTACGGCAAATTCTGCGCCGGGGCCATAGACCACATAA GcattcagcagctgcagctgatccTACTGAAGATCGCCCTGATTGTTGCAGTGGAGTTCCACATCAATGTGGAGTTTGTCAAGCTGTTGGAACCTCCAGAGGATCAGGAAAATGAAG GGCTTGGGTGGAGGGCTGCAATCCGACCTGCTGATCACCCTGTGGCTAACTTCGAGTTTGATGTCATAGTGGGGGCTGATGGACGCAGGAATACTCTGGAAG gTTTCAAAAGGAAGGAATTCAGGGGAAAGCTGGCGATCGCCATCACGGCCAACTTcatcaacagaaacacaactgcAGAGGCCAAAGTAGAAGAGATCAGCGGCGTGGCCTTCATCTTCAACCAGAAGTTCTTTCTCGACCTCAAAGAGGAGACAG GCATTGATCTGGAGAACATTGTGTACTACAGGGACAACACGCATTACTTTGTCATGACTGCCAAGAAACAGAGCCTGCTGGACAAGGGAGTCGTCATTAAT GATTACATAGAAACCCAGTTGCTGTTGAGCAGTGAAAATGTCAACCAGGAAGCTCTTCTGTGCTACGCCCGTGAGGCTGCTGACTTTGGCACCAACTATCAACTTCCCACGCTAGATTTTGCCATGAACCACTGCGGGCAACCAGATGTAGCAATGTTTGACTTCACAAGCATGCACGCCTCCGAGAATGCTGCTCTGGTCAGGGAGCGATTTGGACACCAGCTACTGGTAGCACTGGTTGGTGACAGTCTGCTAGAG CCCTTCTGGCCCATGGGGACAGGTTGTGCTAGAGGCTTCTTGGCTGCTTTTGACACGGCCTGGATGGTGAAGAGCTGGGCTCAGGGTCGGACGGTTCTGGAAGTGCTCGCAgagag AGAGAGTATTTACAGGCTACTTCCACAGACTACACCTGAAAACATTGCCAAAAACTTTGAACAATACACCATAGACCCTGGGACTCGATACCCCAACCTCAACAGTTCCTGTGTGAGGCCACACCAG GTGCGTCACTTGTACATCACTGGCGAGCTGAATTCCTGCTCTCTGGAGCGTGCTGCTACCATACGTCGGCCTGTCAATCTCTGGAGACGAG AGTCAGAGATCAGACCGGCAAGGCTTCTTACCTGGTgccagaaacagacagacggcTACAGGAATGTGATGATCACAGACTTGACGTCTTCTTGGAAAAGTGGCATCGCCCTCTGTGCCCTCATCCACAGGTTCAAACCCCAGCTGAT AGATTTTGACTCATTAAATGAAGAAGACCATGCTGCAAACCTCCAGCTGGCTTTTGACGTCAGCGAGCGAGAATTTGGGATCCGATCGTTCACATCTGTGAAGGAGCTGAGTGCCGATCAGGAGCTGGATAAGACCAGGATGATCACCTACCTGTCCAAGTTCTATGAGCTCTTCCGTGGCACACCTCTACCTGCCTCAG GTTCCAAAGGAGTGGATGAAAACAATGAAGATTATCCACCCAAGGAAGTCAGAAGCAATAATAATGTGCTCAATCATGCACTGCCCAGGAAACGGATACCAAAG GATGAAAAGAAGTCAGACGGTACAGATTCCATTTACAAAAGGAGGCGGAAATTCTGCAGTTATTTGGAGGAG GCCACCAACCTGTCTAGTAATGGCCCATCAGTGCCAGAGGGCAAAGAGCCAAAGGAAAACAAAGTGCGCTCAATGGCTACTCAGTTGCTGGCAAAGTTTGAAAGCACACCCAGCTACACCGTACGGAAAACACAG AAAAAAGCTCAGACACAACAGGCTAGAGAGTTTCACACAAAGAGTATAAAGGAAAAAGCTGTTCACCTTAGTGGGTTGTTCTTGGGAGATAGATCTGCTGTACTCAAG GGTGGCTCGGTACCAAGGGCGTTCCCCCTGTCGGGTGACAAGTGCCACTCGTGCAAGAGGCGAGTTTATATGGTGGAAAGGGTCTGTGCCGAGGGGCTCTACTTCCACAGGGAGTGTTTTCGCTGTTCTACCTGCAGCTCTGCCCTGCGACAGGGAGCACACGCCTTCGACTCTGAACAGG GGATATTGTACTGCAAACTTCATTTTGATCAACGCAACAATGGGACAAACCTACGGAGGAATTTTTCTCAGCGCTCG AATCGTTATGGCACTAGAGTTCAGGAGCGATGCGCTGATTATGACGGACAGAGCTCCGAGTCCAGCAGCACGGCAGACCTGCAGAGTCAATCCTCAGCAGGTACCTTCAGCTCGTTCATAAGGAAACGCCTGAGCTGGCCCCTGAGTGTGATTCGCACTGTGTGTAACACCCCCTGGTATCTGTCCCGCCGTGTGCATGGTACAGCACAGGCCTTTGCCGGCCACCTGAGGGACAATGCCCAGGACTATGCATTCCTGTATGAGCTACTGAGCATGAGCTTGCCCTTGCTGCTTGTTTTACAAGAGGTACTGCTGCAGATGTACACAGAGGCGGTGTCTGATGGCCCCAGCTCTATACAGCCTCTACTGCTGTGGCTGCAGGAGCATATAGGTCAGATGGTCATGTAG
- the mical2a gene encoding F-actin-monooxygenase MICAL2 isoform X4 has translation MGETEEERDNVGKLFENFVQASTCKETLQAFNVLCRQLDLDPADHSTFYSSLKAKVTTWKAKALWTKLDKRMSHKEYKKGQACVGTKCLILGGGPCGLRTAIELALMGAKAVVIEKRDSFSRNNVLHLWPYTIHDLRGLGAKKFYGKFCAGAIDHISIQQLQLILLKIALIVAVEFHINVEFVKLLEPPEDQENEGLGWRAAIRPADHPVANFEFDVIVGADGRRNTLEGFKRKEFRGKLAIAITANFINRNTTAEAKVEEISGVAFIFNQKFFLDLKEETGIDLENIVYYRDNTHYFVMTAKKQSLLDKGVVINDYIETQLLLSSENVNQEALLCYAREAADFGTNYQLPTLDFAMNHCGQPDVAMFDFTSMHASENAALVRERFGHQLLVALVGDSLLEPFWPMGTGCARGFLAAFDTAWMVKSWAQGRTVLEVLAERESIYRLLPQTTPENIAKNFEQYTIDPGTRYPNLNSSCVRPHQVRHLYITGELNSCSLERAATIRRPVNLWRRESEIRPARLLTWCQKQTDGYRNVMITDLTSSWKSGIALCALIHRFKPQLIDFDSLNEEDHAANLQLAFDVSEREFGIRSFTSVKELSADQELDKTRMITYLSKFYELFRGTPLPASGSKGVDENNEDYPPKEVRSNNNVLNHALPRKRIPKDEKKSDGTDSIYKRRRKFCSYLEEATNLSSNGPSVPEGKEPKENKVRSMATQLLAKFESTPSYTVRKTQSDYEKSSPLLTLDLIESLHNKLRPPVPPKPAPETQFEVCIRKSAQHLVRLPPKTLPKPQLQPQSQHPFSVVKLRHVNQTHAETKPQPQPESADPPASSPSCHSAIHFMSRVLQRLREVDEHVSEKKAQTQQAREFHTKSIKEKAVHLSGLFLGDRSAVLKGGSVPRAFPLSGDKCHSCKRRVYMVERVCAEGLYFHRECFRCSTCSSALRQGAHAFDSEQGILYCKLHFDQRNNGTNLRRNFSQRSNRYGTRVQERCADYDGQSSESSSTADLQSQSSAGTFSSFIRKRLSWPLSVIRTVCNTPWYLSRRVHGTAQAFAGHLRDNAQDYAFLYELLSMSLPLLLVLQEVLLQMYTEAVSDGPSSIQPLLLWLQEHIGQMVM, from the exons ATGGgcgagacagaggaggagagggataATGTGGGGAAGCTGTTTGAGAACTTTGTCCAGGCCTCGACCTGTAAGGAAACCCTTCAGGCCTTCAACGTCCTCTGCAGACAACTGGACCTCGACCCGGCAGACCACAGCACCTTTTACAGCAGCCTGAAGGCAAAGGTCACCACCTGGAAGGCCAAAGCACTATggacaaagctagacaagaGAATGTCCCATAAGGAGTACAAGAAAGGCCAGGCATGCGTGGGCACCAAG TGCCTCATCCTCGGAGGGGGCCCCTGTGGACTGCGGACAGCCATTGAGCTCGCTTTGATGGGTGCCAAAGCGGTGGTGATCGAGAAGAGGGACTCCTTCTCTAGGAACAACGTGCTGCACCTTTGGCCCTACACCATTCATGACCTGCGGGGCCTCGGGGCCAAAAAGTTTTACGGCAAATTCTGCGCCGGGGCCATAGACCACATAA GcattcagcagctgcagctgatccTACTGAAGATCGCCCTGATTGTTGCAGTGGAGTTCCACATCAATGTGGAGTTTGTCAAGCTGTTGGAACCTCCAGAGGATCAGGAAAATGAAG GGCTTGGGTGGAGGGCTGCAATCCGACCTGCTGATCACCCTGTGGCTAACTTCGAGTTTGATGTCATAGTGGGGGCTGATGGACGCAGGAATACTCTGGAAG gTTTCAAAAGGAAGGAATTCAGGGGAAAGCTGGCGATCGCCATCACGGCCAACTTcatcaacagaaacacaactgcAGAGGCCAAAGTAGAAGAGATCAGCGGCGTGGCCTTCATCTTCAACCAGAAGTTCTTTCTCGACCTCAAAGAGGAGACAG GCATTGATCTGGAGAACATTGTGTACTACAGGGACAACACGCATTACTTTGTCATGACTGCCAAGAAACAGAGCCTGCTGGACAAGGGAGTCGTCATTAAT GATTACATAGAAACCCAGTTGCTGTTGAGCAGTGAAAATGTCAACCAGGAAGCTCTTCTGTGCTACGCCCGTGAGGCTGCTGACTTTGGCACCAACTATCAACTTCCCACGCTAGATTTTGCCATGAACCACTGCGGGCAACCAGATGTAGCAATGTTTGACTTCACAAGCATGCACGCCTCCGAGAATGCTGCTCTGGTCAGGGAGCGATTTGGACACCAGCTACTGGTAGCACTGGTTGGTGACAGTCTGCTAGAG CCCTTCTGGCCCATGGGGACAGGTTGTGCTAGAGGCTTCTTGGCTGCTTTTGACACGGCCTGGATGGTGAAGAGCTGGGCTCAGGGTCGGACGGTTCTGGAAGTGCTCGCAgagag AGAGAGTATTTACAGGCTACTTCCACAGACTACACCTGAAAACATTGCCAAAAACTTTGAACAATACACCATAGACCCTGGGACTCGATACCCCAACCTCAACAGTTCCTGTGTGAGGCCACACCAG GTGCGTCACTTGTACATCACTGGCGAGCTGAATTCCTGCTCTCTGGAGCGTGCTGCTACCATACGTCGGCCTGTCAATCTCTGGAGACGAG AGTCAGAGATCAGACCGGCAAGGCTTCTTACCTGGTgccagaaacagacagacggcTACAGGAATGTGATGATCACAGACTTGACGTCTTCTTGGAAAAGTGGCATCGCCCTCTGTGCCCTCATCCACAGGTTCAAACCCCAGCTGAT AGATTTTGACTCATTAAATGAAGAAGACCATGCTGCAAACCTCCAGCTGGCTTTTGACGTCAGCGAGCGAGAATTTGGGATCCGATCGTTCACATCTGTGAAGGAGCTGAGTGCCGATCAGGAGCTGGATAAGACCAGGATGATCACCTACCTGTCCAAGTTCTATGAGCTCTTCCGTGGCACACCTCTACCTGCCTCAG GTTCCAAAGGAGTGGATGAAAACAATGAAGATTATCCACCCAAGGAAGTCAGAAGCAATAATAATGTGCTCAATCATGCACTGCCCAGGAAACGGATACCAAAG GATGAAAAGAAGTCAGACGGTACAGATTCCATTTACAAAAGGAGGCGGAAATTCTGCAGTTATTTGGAGGAG GCCACCAACCTGTCTAGTAATGGCCCATCAGTGCCAGAGGGCAAAGAGCCAAAGGAAAACAAAGTGCGCTCAATGGCTACTCAGTTGCTGGCAAAGTTTGAAAGCACACCCAGCTACACCGTACGGAAAACACAG TCAGACTACGAGAAGTCTTCCCCGCTGCTAACTCTTGACCTGATTGAGAGTCTGCACAATAAACTCAGGCCTCCAGTCCCACCTAAACCTGCTCCTGAGACACAG TTTGAAGTCTGTATCAGAAAATCAGCACAACATTTAGTCCGCCTTCCTCCAAAGACTCTGCCCAAACCACAGCTCCAGCCTCAGTCCCAGCATCCATTTTCTGTAGTGAAGCTCAGACATGTTAATCAAACGCATGCTGAGACGAAGCCCCAGCCTCAGCCTGAGAGTGCAGACCCCCCTGCTTCTTCTCCCTCCTGCCACTCAGCAATCCATTTCATGTCAAGAGTCCTCCAGCGCCTCAGGGAGGTGGATGAACATGTCTCTGAG AAAAAAGCTCAGACACAACAGGCTAGAGAGTTTCACACAAAGAGTATAAAGGAAAAAGCTGTTCACCTTAGTGGGTTGTTCTTGGGAGATAGATCTGCTGTACTCAAG GGTGGCTCGGTACCAAGGGCGTTCCCCCTGTCGGGTGACAAGTGCCACTCGTGCAAGAGGCGAGTTTATATGGTGGAAAGGGTCTGTGCCGAGGGGCTCTACTTCCACAGGGAGTGTTTTCGCTGTTCTACCTGCAGCTCTGCCCTGCGACAGGGAGCACACGCCTTCGACTCTGAACAGG GGATATTGTACTGCAAACTTCATTTTGATCAACGCAACAATGGGACAAACCTACGGAGGAATTTTTCTCAGCGCTCG AATCGTTATGGCACTAGAGTTCAGGAGCGATGCGCTGATTATGACGGACAGAGCTCCGAGTCCAGCAGCACGGCAGACCTGCAGAGTCAATCCTCAGCAGGTACCTTCAGCTCGTTCATAAGGAAACGCCTGAGCTGGCCCCTGAGTGTGATTCGCACTGTGTGTAACACCCCCTGGTATCTGTCCCGCCGTGTGCATGGTACAGCACAGGCCTTTGCCGGCCACCTGAGGGACAATGCCCAGGACTATGCATTCCTGTATGAGCTACTGAGCATGAGCTTGCCCTTGCTGCTTGTTTTACAAGAGGTACTGCTGCAGATGTACACAGAGGCGGTGTCTGATGGCCCCAGCTCTATACAGCCTCTACTGCTGTGGCTGCAGGAGCATATAGGTCAGATGGTCATGTAG